The following coding sequences are from one Kallotenue papyrolyticum window:
- a CDS encoding DUF512 domain-containing protein has product MEYQPNLKNIIGSGGVVVNVEPGSTAAALGLRVGDVVVAVNGRPMRDVIDYRYAMADERVTVDILRGEQRLSFAIDKDVDDDLGLEFAEPLWDRLRTCNNKCPFCFLTQMPKGFRKTLYLKDDDYRLSFLYGNFVTLTNLTEADWERIREQRLTPLYVSVHATDPYLRSVLLGKPDAGDVLADIRRLGEMGIEVHTQFVVCPGLNDGEVLRRSVEELAALYPVVRSIAAVPVGLTKYRFNGKAPQSIKAAIQVHEAPEWIDTNWERQPLWDEQIALHPARPELGFCARSGDTIITDIPLRTFRPDEAAQVIDLLEPYQQRFRRELGYGLVYPSDEFYLLAGREVPPAEVYEGCDQIENGVGMVRQFLDQWSVARHRLPPRLRAPRRVIVVTGHLAAPVLRPVVERLRRIAGLHAELLVVRNDFFGEMVTVAGLLTAGDVIAQLAPLGAADLVILPRVMFDYRGERTIDDRTPEQIAAALGSPVAMAREPGELVRLIRALAKLTPVGVQPATAGAAAC; this is encoded by the coding sequence ATGGAATACCAGCCCAATCTCAAAAACATCATCGGCAGCGGCGGCGTGGTGGTCAACGTCGAGCCGGGCAGCACCGCCGCGGCGCTGGGGCTGCGCGTCGGCGATGTGGTCGTGGCGGTTAACGGGCGGCCCATGCGCGACGTGATCGACTACCGCTACGCCATGGCCGACGAACGCGTCACGGTCGATATTCTGCGTGGCGAGCAGCGGCTGAGCTTCGCCATCGACAAGGACGTGGACGATGATCTGGGCCTGGAGTTTGCCGAGCCGCTCTGGGATCGTCTGCGCACCTGCAACAACAAGTGCCCCTTCTGCTTCCTGACGCAGATGCCCAAGGGCTTTCGCAAGACGCTCTACCTCAAGGACGACGACTACCGTCTGTCGTTCCTGTACGGCAACTTCGTCACGCTGACCAACCTCACGGAGGCCGACTGGGAGCGCATTCGCGAGCAGCGCCTCACGCCGCTGTACGTCTCGGTGCACGCCACCGATCCCTACCTGCGCAGCGTCTTGCTGGGCAAGCCCGACGCCGGCGACGTGCTGGCCGATATTCGGCGTCTGGGCGAGATGGGCATCGAGGTGCATACCCAGTTCGTGGTCTGTCCCGGTCTGAACGATGGCGAGGTGTTGCGTCGCAGCGTCGAAGAGCTGGCCGCGCTCTATCCTGTTGTGCGGTCGATCGCCGCCGTACCGGTAGGGCTGACCAAGTACCGCTTCAACGGCAAGGCGCCGCAGTCGATCAAGGCCGCCATCCAGGTGCATGAGGCGCCGGAATGGATCGACACCAACTGGGAGCGCCAGCCGCTGTGGGACGAACAGATCGCGCTACATCCGGCGCGTCCGGAGCTGGGCTTCTGCGCGCGCTCAGGCGACACGATCATCACCGACATTCCGCTGCGCACCTTCCGGCCCGACGAGGCGGCGCAGGTGATCGATCTGCTGGAGCCGTACCAGCAGCGCTTCCGCCGCGAGCTGGGCTACGGGCTGGTCTATCCTTCGGACGAGTTCTACCTGCTGGCCGGGCGCGAGGTGCCACCCGCCGAGGTGTACGAGGGCTGCGATCAGATCGAGAACGGCGTGGGCATGGTGCGCCAGTTCTTGGATCAGTGGAGCGTGGCGCGTCATCGTCTGCCGCCGCGTCTGCGCGCGCCGCGCCGTGTGATCGTGGTGACGGGGCATCTGGCCGCACCGGTGCTGCGCCCGGTGGTCGAGCGCCTGCGCCGCATTGCGGGCCTGCATGCCGAGCTGCTGGTGGTGCGCAACGACTTCTTCGGCGAGATGGTGACGGTTGCCGGCCTGCTGACCGCCGGCGACGTGATCGCACAGCTCGCGCCGCTGGGCGCTGCCGATCTGGTGATCCTGCCGCGCGTGATGTTCGACTACCGCGGTGAGCGCACCATCGATGATCGTACGCCGGAGCAGATCGCCGCGGCCCTGGGCAGCCCGGTGGCTATGGCGCGCGAGCCGGGCGAGCTGGTGCGCCTGATCCGCGCGCTGGCCAAGCTGACGCCGGTGGGCGTGCAGCCGGCGACGGCCGGCGCGGCTGCCTGCTGA
- a CDS encoding AAA family ATPase: protein MNTIQEVAERVADNVEQVIIGKRSAVDLVLIALLCRGHVLLEDVPGVGKTVLAKSIARSIGCTFKRIQFTPDLLPSDVTGVSIFNQQTQQFEFRPGPIIAQIVLADEINRATPKTQSALLESMEERQITVDGNTYPLPEPFIVLATQNPIEYEGTFPLPEAQLDRFLLRIHLGYPDRQEEIAILESQRRQHPLENLQQVIAAEHLLELQQQVKDVYVDDLIKEYIVAITGATRQHDDVYLGASPRGSLALYRTAQAAAALQGRDYVTPDDVKRLAEPVLAHRLIINPAARIRNVQPSAVIAEILNSLPVPGSRPRRGEREAVPR from the coding sequence TTGAACACGATTCAAGAGGTCGCCGAACGGGTGGCCGACAACGTCGAGCAGGTGATCATCGGCAAGCGCTCGGCGGTGGATCTGGTGCTGATCGCGCTGTTGTGTCGCGGCCATGTCCTGCTTGAAGACGTGCCCGGCGTGGGCAAGACCGTGCTGGCCAAGTCGATCGCCCGTTCGATCGGCTGCACGTTTAAGCGCATCCAGTTCACGCCCGATCTGCTACCCTCGGACGTAACGGGCGTGTCGATCTTCAATCAGCAGACCCAGCAGTTCGAGTTCCGGCCCGGGCCGATCATCGCGCAGATCGTGCTGGCCGATGAGATCAACCGCGCCACGCCCAAAACGCAGTCGGCGCTGCTTGAGTCGATGGAGGAGCGGCAGATCACGGTGGACGGCAACACCTACCCGTTGCCGGAGCCGTTCATCGTGCTGGCCACGCAGAACCCGATCGAGTACGAAGGCACCTTTCCGTTACCGGAGGCGCAGCTCGACCGCTTTCTGCTGCGCATCCACCTGGGCTATCCCGACCGACAGGAAGAGATCGCCATCCTGGAGAGCCAGCGCCGCCAGCATCCGCTCGAAAACCTGCAGCAGGTCATCGCGGCGGAGCACCTGCTGGAGCTGCAGCAGCAGGTCAAGGATGTGTACGTCGACGATCTGATCAAGGAGTACATCGTTGCGATCACCGGCGCGACGCGTCAGCACGACGATGTCTATCTGGGCGCCAGTCCACGCGGGTCGCTGGCGCTCTATCGCACGGCGCAGGCAGCCGCGGCCCTGCAGGGGCGCGACTATGTGACGCCCGACGATGTCAAACGCCTGGCCGAGCCGGTACTGGCCCATCGTCTGATCATCAACCCGGCGGCGCGCATCCGCAACGTACAGCCATCGGCGGTGATCGCCGAAATTCTGAACAGTCTGCCCGTGCCGGGCAGCCGGCCCCGGCGCGGCGAGCGCGAGGCTGTGCCGCGCTAA
- a CDS encoding DUF58 domain-containing protein, producing MKALGILLLAVLCFIAAQGTSIPLFLILCYLLLALLALAYLWAWGNLRGIRVSRQVGTQRAQVGEEIRERIVLENTWPLPKLWVELQDHSDLPLHSSGFVAYLPGHERRRWTLRTPCTMRGKWRLGPLTLHSGDPFGIFRLQTTSDETAEVLVYPATVALPNLQLPGMELQGGTDLRTRTFHVTPNVSTIREYVPGDSFNRIHWRTTARTGRLMVKEFELDPTADIWIVADMHERSQAISDQRRTLLVDRRLGREIEVPESTEEYIVSAAASIARHLLDGSRSVGLLAWGQHRELIPPEREARQLYKMLESLAMLRAYGAHPLAEVLIAELTQFSRTSTAIVITASADPAWVASLQQLLYRGIRAVVVYVDQETFGGWPAQPVLTRLGELRVPVYRVAQGQPLSEALRQPIDAGATIA from the coding sequence ATGAAAGCTTTGGGCATCCTGTTGCTGGCCGTGCTGTGCTTCATCGCCGCGCAGGGCACCAGCATTCCCCTGTTTCTGATCCTGTGCTACCTGCTGCTGGCACTGCTGGCGCTGGCCTACCTCTGGGCATGGGGCAACTTGCGCGGCATTCGTGTCAGCCGGCAGGTCGGCACGCAGCGCGCACAGGTGGGCGAAGAGATCCGCGAGCGCATCGTGCTGGAAAACACGTGGCCGCTGCCCAAGCTGTGGGTCGAGCTGCAGGATCATTCCGACCTGCCGCTGCACAGCAGCGGCTTCGTCGCCTACCTGCCGGGCCACGAGCGGCGGCGCTGGACGCTGCGCACGCCCTGCACTATGCGCGGCAAGTGGCGGCTCGGCCCGCTGACGCTGCACAGCGGCGATCCCTTCGGCATCTTCCGGCTGCAGACCACCAGCGATGAAACTGCCGAGGTGTTGGTCTATCCCGCGACGGTGGCGCTGCCGAACCTGCAGCTGCCCGGTATGGAGCTGCAGGGCGGCACCGATCTGCGCACGCGCACCTTCCATGTCACGCCCAATGTCTCGACGATCCGCGAATACGTGCCCGGCGACAGCTTCAACCGCATCCACTGGCGCACCACGGCGCGCACCGGGCGGCTGATGGTCAAGGAGTTCGAGCTGGATCCCACTGCCGACATCTGGATTGTGGCCGACATGCACGAGCGCTCGCAGGCGATCTCCGATCAACGGCGCACGCTGTTGGTGGATCGCCGCCTGGGACGCGAGATCGAGGTACCCGAGTCGACCGAGGAGTACATCGTCTCGGCGGCGGCCTCGATCGCGCGCCACCTGTTGGACGGCAGCCGCAGCGTGGGCCTACTGGCTTGGGGCCAACACCGCGAGCTGATCCCGCCGGAGCGCGAAGCGCGGCAGCTCTACAAGATGCTGGAGTCACTGGCAATGCTGCGCGCCTATGGCGCGCACCCGCTGGCCGAGGTACTGATTGCCGAGCTGACCCAGTTCAGCCGCACATCGACAGCGATCGTGATCACCGCTTCCGCCGATCCGGCCTGGGTTGCCAGCCTCCAACAACTGCTCTACCGCGGCATCCGCGCCGTCGTCGTGTACGTCGATCAGGAGACCTTCGGCGGCTGGCCCGCGCAGCCGGTGCTGACGCGGCTCGGCGAGCTGCGCGTGCCGGTCTATCGCGTGGCCCAGGGCCAGCCGCTGAGCGAGGCGCTACGCCAGCCGATTGACGCCGGCGCCACCATCGCCTAG
- a CDS encoding prenyltransferase/squalene oxidase repeat-containing protein → MIVGWFRYPWQRRWLAMLCAVLAAALAFTPAAAQQAAAIDRAVAYIRTQQQPDGSFAGLGPGSTADAVYALAAAGVNVAEVQREGKNAIDYIRSQSAAAAQDVGLAAKFTIALLLAGQSPRLPEADFVAPILNGYDAASGRFGKDVTAHAYALIALVAAGERVPPAAIDALKALQLPDGGWSFDGTAATGSDTNTTSIAVQALIATGDRGEAVRRAVEYYRSQQNDDGGFPYSQSSPYGNASDANSTALAIQALIAAGEDPNAWAKNGATPIQRLLAFQNSSGAFRYQDSLPEDNAFATYQAVPALAGETLPLESIAIALPAPQPTPSVAPQPTPAPQPPVVVPPTLPDTGLLDPTPVLALLATALLSLGLLTRRRG, encoded by the coding sequence ATGATCGTCGGTTGGTTCCGTTATCCATGGCAGCGACGCTGGCTGGCCATGCTGTGCGCCGTGCTAGCCGCCGCGCTGGCGTTCACACCCGCTGCCGCGCAGCAGGCCGCCGCGATCGATCGCGCCGTGGCCTACATTCGCACCCAGCAGCAGCCCGACGGCTCATTCGCCGGCCTGGGGCCGGGCTCGACCGCCGATGCGGTCTATGCCCTGGCGGCAGCCGGGGTCAACGTCGCCGAGGTGCAGCGCGAAGGCAAGAATGCCATCGACTATATCCGCTCGCAGAGTGCAGCGGCGGCGCAGGATGTGGGCCTGGCGGCCAAGTTCACCATCGCACTGCTGCTGGCCGGCCAGTCGCCGCGCCTGCCGGAGGCCGATTTCGTCGCGCCGATCCTCAACGGTTACGACGCCGCCAGTGGGCGCTTCGGCAAGGACGTCACGGCCCACGCTTACGCGCTGATCGCGCTGGTCGCCGCCGGCGAGCGCGTGCCACCCGCGGCCATCGACGCGCTCAAAGCCTTGCAGTTGCCCGACGGCGGCTGGAGCTTCGACGGCACCGCCGCCACCGGCAGCGATACCAACACCACCAGCATCGCCGTCCAGGCGCTGATCGCAACGGGCGACCGCGGCGAGGCGGTGCGTCGTGCCGTGGAGTACTACCGCAGCCAGCAGAACGATGACGGCGGGTTTCCCTACTCGCAGAGCTCGCCCTACGGCAACGCCAGCGATGCCAACTCCACCGCGCTGGCGATCCAGGCATTGATCGCCGCCGGTGAAGATCCCAACGCCTGGGCCAAAAACGGTGCGACGCCGATCCAACGCCTGCTCGCCTTCCAGAACTCCAGCGGCGCGTTCCGCTATCAGGATAGCCTGCCGGAGGACAACGCCTTCGCCACCTACCAGGCCGTACCGGCGCTGGCCGGCGAGACGCTGCCGTTGGAAAGCATCGCCATCGCCCTGCCCGCACCCCAGCCCACGCCCAGTGTCGCGCCCCAGCCGACGCCCGCGCCGCAGCCGCCAGTGGTTGTGCCGCCGACGCTGCCGGATACCGGCCTGCTCGATCCGACGCCGGTGTTGGCGCTGCTGGCAACGGCGTTGCTGAGCCTGGGCCTGCTGACCCGTCGGCGTGGCTAG
- a CDS encoding energy-coupling factor transporter transmembrane component T: MRRSLARQPMTTPAPVDTHPRAAPPTTARRPPRRLRQHAADRAALPAFHSLVWPVWLIAGLVAVTHNPLLNLLVIAQATLVALVCHNDGPIGRSFGLFVWLGLAVLLLRALLAAVPIGGLSYGATPLLRLPSIALPIWLGGLQLGGTVTLEMILQGAVGGLRLWALLLVFGAFNAAADHYRLLRRVPGWLLHAGLATTIALTFVPHLIAQAQAIRDAQRVRGHRFRSWRDTIPLLTPLLAGSLERSIQLAEAMDSRGYGRVTGQRPGLAAQLLLIAGFSLLSSGLYAVFTDAPPGWPLMLGGGLLTLLALRRFGGRQARSRYLRERWRARDTLTVLACLVLIGGMVGLRLSNTGGLFYSALPRATWPPFDPPAGALLLLLGMPALTRLYQAEKDHGRHLQPTPLAGRDQ, encoded by the coding sequence ATGCGCCGATCCCTTGCCAGGCAGCCGATGACCACGCCCGCGCCAGTTGATACCCATCCACGCGCGGCGCCGCCGACCACCGCGCGGCGGCCGCCACGCCGCCTTCGGCAACATGCTGCAGACCGGGCGGCGCTGCCTGCCTTTCACAGCCTGGTCTGGCCGGTCTGGCTGATCGCCGGGCTGGTAGCCGTCACGCACAACCCGCTGCTCAACCTGCTGGTGATCGCCCAGGCCACGCTGGTGGCGCTGGTCTGTCACAACGACGGTCCGATCGGCCGCAGTTTTGGGCTCTTCGTCTGGCTGGGCCTGGCCGTGCTGCTGCTGCGCGCGCTGCTGGCCGCCGTGCCGATCGGCGGTCTTTCCTACGGCGCAACGCCGCTGCTGCGGCTGCCCTCGATCGCCCTGCCAATCTGGCTGGGCGGCCTTCAACTCGGCGGCACGGTCACGCTGGAGATGATCCTCCAAGGGGCGGTCGGCGGTCTACGTTTGTGGGCGCTGCTGCTGGTCTTCGGCGCGTTCAACGCGGCTGCCGACCACTACCGCCTGCTGCGCCGCGTGCCGGGCTGGCTGCTGCACGCCGGGCTGGCGACCACCATCGCGCTGACCTTTGTGCCGCACCTGATCGCGCAGGCGCAGGCCATCCGCGACGCGCAGCGCGTGCGCGGCCACCGCTTCCGCTCATGGCGCGATACTATCCCGCTACTCACCCCACTGCTGGCCGGCAGCCTGGAGCGCTCGATCCAGCTCGCCGAGGCCATGGACAGCCGCGGCTACGGGCGTGTGACGGGCCAACGTCCCGGCCTGGCCGCCCAACTGCTGCTGATCGCCGGGTTCAGTCTGCTGTCGAGTGGCCTCTACGCTGTCTTCACGGACGCGCCACCGGGCTGGCCGCTGATGCTCGGCGGCGGCCTGCTGACGCTGCTGGCCCTGCGCCGCTTTGGCGGTCGCCAAGCGCGCAGCCGCTACCTGCGCGAGCGCTGGCGCGCTCGTGATACACTCACCGTGCTGGCCTGCCTGGTGCTGATCGGCGGGATGGTTGGGCTGCGGCTCAGCAACACGGGCGGTCTGTTCTACAGCGCCCTGCCGCGCGCAACATGGCCGCCCTTCGATCCGCCGGCGGGAGCGCTGCTGCTGCTGTTGGGTATGCCGGCGCTGACGCGTTTGTATCAAGCCGAGAAAGACCATGGACGACACCTTCAACCTACCCCGCTGGCAGGTCGAGACCAGTGA
- a CDS encoding NUDIX hydrolase yields the protein MDDTFNLPRWQVETSEIVFDARIFKVRRQRSRLAGNGRRAEFYVLDSPDWVNVVPVTPEGKILLVAQFRHGTGTISLETPGGLVDAGESPLDAAARELREETGYTARTLRILGATDANPAFMNNRFTAVLAEDVTQTDPTAWDEHEELEPRLVDRAELEALLRRGLIRNTFTVLPLLWYLLETKS from the coding sequence ATGGACGACACCTTCAACCTACCCCGCTGGCAGGTCGAGACCAGTGAGATCGTGTTCGATGCGCGCATCTTCAAAGTGCGCCGCCAGCGCAGCCGTCTGGCCGGCAACGGGCGCCGCGCCGAGTTCTACGTCCTGGATAGTCCCGACTGGGTCAATGTCGTGCCGGTCACGCCCGAGGGCAAGATCTTGCTGGTGGCGCAGTTTCGCCACGGCACCGGCACGATCAGCCTGGAAACGCCTGGTGGCCTGGTGGATGCCGGCGAGTCGCCGCTGGATGCCGCCGCACGCGAGCTGCGCGAAGAGACCGGCTATACCGCGCGCACACTGCGCATCCTAGGCGCGACCGATGCCAATCCGGCATTCATGAACAATCGCTTCACGGCGGTGCTGGCCGAGGATGTGACGCAGACCGACCCGACCGCCTGGGACGAGCACGAGGAGCTCGAACCGCGGCTGGTGGATCGTGCCGAACTTGAGGCGCTGCTGCGGCGCGGGCTGATCCGCAACACCTTTACGGTGCTGCCGTTGCTGTGGTATCTGCTGGAAACCAAAAGCTGA
- a CDS encoding ABC transporter ATP-binding protein — MITFENVSYTYPQATTPALRDVTLHIAEGEFVVVIGASGSGKSTLLRAINGLVPHFYGGSFTGRVLVDGRDTRTHEPRDLAGTVGFVFQDPEAQMVVERVEDEIVFGMENLGVPTAVMRRRVEEVLDQLEIAHLRYRPISTLSGGERQRVAIAAVLALHPRVLVLDEPTSQLDPHTAEEVLTALHKLNADLGLTIVLSEHRLERVVQYADRLILCRRDAAGQPRVQSDTPRAILAMSQLAPPLTQLGRALGWQPLPLTVKEARRFVVQYDLDRPNGQPTHPPASPAPATDTATRRAPPLLEVRDLSVYLGEQEILYHVSLALHPGTITAIMGRNGSGKTTLLRAIMGLTPPSTGTVLLHGQPIDDQAPEQRAVHIGYVPQDPRALLFHETVADEARWTLRQLWRGASPTALEARLRSTLEQLELQALAARHPRELSGGEQQRAALAAILVADPQVLLLDEPTRGLDYDSKQRLVALLATLKQRGRAIALVTHDVELVATCADRILLLGNGEVVVEGTPRELLNTSIIFSSQIGKLFRHRSWLTVQEALAGLRAAAD; from the coding sequence ATGATCACCTTTGAGAACGTCTCCTACACCTATCCGCAGGCGACCACGCCGGCGCTCCGCGACGTCACGCTGCACATCGCCGAAGGCGAGTTCGTGGTGGTGATCGGCGCGTCGGGCTCGGGCAAATCCACGCTGCTGCGCGCGATCAACGGGCTGGTGCCGCACTTCTACGGCGGCTCCTTCACCGGCCGCGTGCTGGTGGATGGCCGCGACACCCGCACGCACGAGCCACGCGATCTGGCCGGTACGGTGGGCTTTGTGTTTCAGGATCCCGAAGCGCAGATGGTGGTTGAGCGCGTCGAGGATGAGATCGTCTTCGGCATGGAAAACCTGGGTGTGCCCACCGCGGTGATGCGTCGCCGGGTCGAGGAAGTGCTCGATCAGCTGGAGATCGCCCACCTGCGCTACCGACCCATCAGCACGCTCTCCGGCGGCGAGCGCCAGCGCGTAGCCATCGCCGCAGTATTGGCGCTCCACCCGCGCGTGCTGGTGCTCGACGAACCAACCTCGCAGCTCGATCCGCATACCGCCGAGGAGGTCTTGACCGCGCTCCACAAGCTCAACGCCGACCTGGGCCTGACGATCGTGCTCAGCGAGCACCGCTTGGAGCGCGTGGTGCAGTACGCCGACCGCCTAATCCTCTGCCGGCGCGACGCTGCCGGACAGCCGCGGGTTCAGAGCGACACGCCGCGCGCGATCCTGGCCATGAGTCAGCTTGCACCCCCCCTGACGCAACTGGGCCGCGCCCTGGGCTGGCAGCCCCTGCCGCTGACGGTCAAGGAGGCGCGACGCTTCGTGGTGCAGTACGATCTGGATCGCCCCAACGGCCAGCCAACGCACCCGCCCGCATCACCGGCGCCGGCCACCGACACGGCTACCCGCCGTGCGCCGCCACTGCTCGAGGTGCGCGACCTGAGCGTCTACCTGGGCGAGCAGGAGATCCTCTACCACGTCTCGCTGGCATTGCACCCGGGCACGATCACGGCGATCATGGGCCGCAATGGATCGGGCAAGACCACGCTGCTGCGCGCGATCATGGGGCTGACGCCGCCAAGCACGGGCACGGTCCTGCTGCATGGCCAGCCGATCGATGATCAAGCGCCCGAACAACGCGCGGTGCACATCGGCTATGTGCCGCAGGATCCGCGCGCGCTGCTGTTCCACGAAACCGTCGCCGACGAAGCACGCTGGACGCTGCGCCAGTTGTGGCGTGGCGCCTCGCCCACAGCGCTGGAAGCACGCCTGCGTAGTACGCTGGAGCAGCTTGAGCTCCAGGCGCTGGCGGCGCGCCATCCGCGCGAGCTGAGCGGCGGCGAACAACAACGCGCCGCATTGGCTGCCATTCTGGTCGCCGATCCCCAGGTCCTGCTGCTGGACGAGCCGACGCGCGGCCTGGACTACGACAGCAAACAGCGCCTGGTAGCGCTGCTCGCAACACTCAAGCAGCGCGGACGAGCCATCGCTCTGGTGACGCACGATGTCGAGCTGGTGGCCACCTGCGCCGATCGCATCCTGCTGCTGGGCAACGGCGAGGTTGTGGTTGAGGGTACGCCGCGCGAGCTGCTCAACACCTCGATCATCTTCTCATCGCAGATCGGCAAGCTGTTCCGCCACCGCTCCTGGCTCACCGTGCAAGAGGCGCTGGCCGGGCTACGCGCCGCAGCCGATTGA